From one Oncorhynchus keta strain PuntledgeMale-10-30-2019 chromosome 30, Oket_V2, whole genome shotgun sequence genomic stretch:
- the LOC118363676 gene encoding GDP-Man:Man(3)GlcNAc(2)-PP-Dol alpha-1,2-mannosyltransferase-like produces MSVHDQLAQCLCDLIRLLWTLLLPCVFLCMLLTATLVVLVMGVRVWLQANRNARRARDGRPTVAFFHPYCNAGGGGERVLWCALRALQNRYQDVNFMVYTGDQGVTNQQILDGARRRFNILLPRPVQFVFLKHRLLVEASLFPHFTLIGQSVGSIFLGWEALTEFVPDVYIDSMGYAFTLPVFKYLGGCHVASYVHYPTISTDMLSVVRERNPRFNNADYISNNLFLSAVKVVYYCLLALLYGLAGSCSDVVMVNSSWTLNHILTLWRATNRTCLVFPPCDTRAFLQLPLDEDSDRKCHSIVSIGQFRPEKDHRLQIRAFRKVLQKKEAGLIAGPGGRESLRLVLIGGCRNQEDEDRVLMLRGLCQELGVADRVEFKLNVPFEELKRELGEATVGLHTMWNEHFGIGVVECMAAGTVVLAHKSGGPRLDIVVPYEGRQTGFLAEDEDGYADAIERILALSPSARLEIRRNARLSVTRFSDQEFEACFLAAMEPLMGTLER; encoded by the exons ATGTCTGTCCATGATCAACTTGCTCAATGTTTGTGTGATCTAATCAG GTTGTTGTGGACATTGCTACTGCCATGCGTGTTTCTGTGCATGCTCCTGACCGCCACCCTGGTCGTGCTTGTCATGGGTGTGCGCGTGTGGCTGCAGGCAAACAGGAACGCACGGCGAGCGCGTGATGGGCGTCCCACGGTGGCTTTCTTTCACCCGTACTGCAACGCGGGAGGTGGTGGCGAGAGAGTGCTGTGGTGTGCCCTCAGAGCTTTGCAGAATAG GTACCAAGATGTCAACTTCATGGTGTACACGGGTGACCAGGGTGTGACGAACCAGCAGATTCTTGATGGCGCCCGGCGGCGCTTCAACATCCTTTTACCTCGACCCGTCCAGTTTGTCTTCCTCAAACACCGCCTGTTGGTCGAGGCCAGCCTCTTCCCCCACTTCACTCTGATTGGTCAAAGTGTAGGCTCAATCTTCCTTGGTTGGGAAGCCCTTACGGAGTTTGTCCCAGATGTCTACATCGACTCCATGGGTTACGCCTTCACCCTGCCTGTGTTTAAATACCTAGGGGGTTGTCATGTGGCTAGCTACGTGCACTACCCCACCATCAGCACAGACATGCTGTCGGTGGTGCGCGAGAGGAACCCCAG GTTCAACAACGCAGACTACATCTCCAACAACCTGTTCCTGAGCGCGGTCAAGGTTGTCTACTACTGCCTGCTGGCGCTGCTCTATGGTCTGGCCGGCTCCTGCAGCGATGTGGTCATGGTCAACTCCAGCTGGACCCTGAACCACATCCTGACCCTATGGCGAGCGACCAACCGCACCTGCCTAGTCTTCCCGCCCTGCGACACCCGCGCCTTCCTCCAGCTCCCGTTGGACGAGGACTCGGACCGGAAGTGCCATTCCATCGTTTCCATTGGTCAGTTTCGACCGGAGAAGGACCATCGGCTTCAGATTCGCGCCTTCCGGAAGGTGCTGCAGAAGAAAGAAGCGGGGCTAATTGCGGGGCCGGGAGGAAGGGAGTCGCTGAGGTTGGTGCTGATTGGTGGATGCCGGAACCAAGAGGATGAGGATAGGGTGTTGATGCTGAGAGGTCTGTGCCAGGAGCTGGGCGTGGCGGACAGGGTGGAGTTTAAACTCAATGTGCCGTTTGAGGAGCTGAAGAGGGAGTTGGGGGAAGCTACGGTGGGACTGCACACCATGTGGAACGAACACTTCGGGATAG GGGTGGTGGAGTGCATGGCAGCTGGGACCGTCGTCCTGGCCCACAAGTCTGGAGGCCCCAGGCTGGACATTGTGGTGCCCTACGAGGGCCGCCAGACGGGCTTCCTGGCCGAGGATGAGGACGGCTACGCAGATGCCATTGAGCGCATCCTGGCCCTGTCACCCTCGGCCCGCCTGGAGATCCGACGCAACGCCCGCCTCTCGGTCACCCGCTTCTCCGACCAAGAGTTTGAGGCCTGCTTCCTGGCCGCCATGGAGCCTCTCATGGGGACACTGGAGCGATGA
- the cpb2 gene encoding carboxypeptidase B2, whose protein sequence is MKALLIWAVLLNFYKLPKTGDCASTHDQVLSIQVTTHQQADIVRNISSQYETVLWSPTSPEYIGAHTEVHLFVPANKLGTVTDLLQTHHLTHQVLLDNTEELIEMQTRNESSDPRTSASYYERYHSLEDIYNWINKTAQDYPDMVKVTLIGSSYEKRPLYILKLSGRQERAEKRAIWIDCGIHAREWISPAFCLWFVQYSLNFYNLNNDITEMLNSMDIYVLPVMNPDGYKYTWTTNRMWRKNRSLSKESNCVGTDLNRNFDANWCTKGASNRPCDEIYCGQFPESEPEAEAVANFLRSHKDSVKLYLSIHSYGQMLLFPYSCSNEEVPNHAELFELVQEAAMKVRRYYRNNYKYGASAKTIYLAPGGSDDWAYNLGIHYSFTFELEDRGRYGFLLPPSFISKACNEALLALKSIALRVIQKTQPQP, encoded by the exons ATGAAGGCTCTTCTAATATGGGCTGTTTTGCTGAATTTTTACAAGCTCCCTAAGACAGGTGACTGCGCTTCAACACA TGACCAAGTTCTCTCAATCCAAGTCACAACACATCAACAAGCAGATATTGTGAGGAACATATCCAGCCAATATGAG ACAGTTTTGTGGTCACCTACTTCACCTGAGTACATCGGAGCACACACTGAGGTGCACCTGTTTGTTCCTGCCAACAAATTGGGGACTGTCACAGACCTGCTGCAGACACACCACCTAACACACCA agtgCTACTGGACAACACAGAGGAACTGATCGAGATGCAGACCAGGAATGAATCGTCGGACCCTAGAACCAGTGCATCATATTATGAGAGATACCATTCTCTGGAGGAC ATCTACAATTGGATCAACAAGACTGCCCAGGACTACCCAGACATGGTCAAAGTCACCCTGATTGGCTCATCATATGAAAAACGCCCACTTTACATTCTCAAG TTGTCTGGACGACAAGAGAGAGCTGAAAAGAGAGCAATATGGATTGACTGTGGCATTCATGCTAGAGAGTGGATCTCCCCAGCTTTCTGCCTGTGGTTTGTGCAATAT TCCTTGAATTTCTATAATCTAAACAATGACATCACTGAGATGCTGAACAGTATGGACATCTATGTGCTGCCTGTCATGAACCCGGATGGATACAAGTACACATGGACAACG AACCGAATGTGGAGAAAGAATCGTTCCTTGAGCAAGGAAAGCAACTGTGTTGGAACCGACCTCAATAGAAACTTTGACGCAAACTGGTGCA CAAAGGGAGCCTCCAACAGGCCCTGTGATGAGATATACTGCGGCCAGTTCCCAGAGTCGGAGCCTGAGGCAGAAGCCGTGGCTAACTTCTTGCGCAGCCACAAAGACTCGGTAAagctctatctctccatccattcctATGGTCAGATGCTGCTCTTCCCATACTCCTGCTCCAATGAGGAGGTGCCTAACCACGCCGAGTTG TTTGAGCTTGTACAGGAGGCAGCCATGAAAGTCAGAAGATACTACAGGAACAACTACAAATACGGCGCATCAGCAAAAACAATAT ACTTAGCCCCTGGAGGTTCTGACGATTGGGCCTACAACCTGGGCATCCACTACTCCTTCACCTTTGAGCTGGAGGACCGTGGTCGATATGGTTTCCTCCTACCGCCATCATTTATCTCAAAGGCCTGCAATGAAGCCCTCCTCGCTCTTAAGAGTATCGCTCTCAGAGTCATTCAGAAaacacaaccccaac